The genome window TTGTGTGTTGTCCGTGCACAATAAGCCGATGCTCTGGATGATGAACACAGGAAGGAAGCATGGTAGTGTGCACGGAGAAGGAGGAGGTCTGCATGTCTGCTCGCTTTGATGCCCTCGGGCTCTGATCTCGCGGGCCTGGATTCGACCTACACGCGCGCTAGCTTAGATTCTCTTGCGAACTGTGACGTCTTTTTGAATGGATTTTAATGAGCGACGATTCAGGCAGCCCCTTTGTCCGATCTCAATGTCAATGGAGGTGTTGCGTTGCTCGGAGAAGAAAATCTTTTGGTCTTCAGATCGGTTGAGGTGGGGAGGTCACTTCCCCCCGTTGAGGCTGGTCTAGTAAATCTTAAGAACATACCCTAACATTATCAATGTTGCTGAGCCTTGTTAGCTGTTTTGTTGTTCGCTGGATCCTTTTGTGCTGGTTTTCGTTGTGGCTGAGGAGAGCTGTTTGGATTGAGATTTTGTGCCGATGGATCATGTTCTTCGTTCCAATTAAGCTAGAGTCTGTATTCATGTTTAGATGAAACCGTACTGATCACAAGAAACTAGTTGAACATCCTAAGTCAATTACTAATGAACTTTGTATAGCTTCGGTAAAATAATGTGCTGATGGTGCAAATCTTCTCCATGAACAAAATATTGAAGGCCAAAATGCATATATAGAAATAGAATTTCAGTTGGCAACGGAAACctaaagattaaacagaaatcaAATATAAATCTGAAGCTTCAACCGAGATTTCTAAATTCAGCTGATTTTCCATTCTTCAGGCGTCCAACTAAAATTTAATGAACAAGAGTTAGGCAAGGAGGGTTATATCAGAAGTTGCCCTCCACACCACCTTCCGTCGATCATCTGGCAGTCaccaaaaaaaagaagaaaatgttTAGCCCTTCACACCACCTTCCATCGTCGCCACTTGAGAAGAGCTCCTGCTTCTCATGTCTGTGCTGTTGGCAACAGAAGTATAAAAGAAATGGAAGAAAGATTGCTAGTGCTGAAGTCAAAAGAGAAACGTGTTACATGTATGGACAAACTGATTGCAGCATCAGGAGAGTAACCGATATATATGAAGAAGACGCAAACAACAAACTAGCATCTCCAATAACTATCTCAGCTAACACACT of Zea mays cultivar B73 chromosome 8, Zm-B73-REFERENCE-NAM-5.0, whole genome shotgun sequence contains these proteins:
- the LOC103636316 gene encoding uncharacterized protein LOC103636316; amino-acid sequence: MFSPSHHLPSSPLEKSSCFSCLCCWQQKYKRNGRKIASAEVKRETCYMYGQTDCSIRRVTDIYEEDANNKLASPITISANTLCN